In Actinomycetota bacterium, one DNA window encodes the following:
- the murC gene encoding UDP-N-acetylmuramate--L-alanine ligase yields the protein MNKPLSGSRVHFVGIGGVGMAALAELLLDMGYSVSGSDLKPSRPVSRLVETGAVVTVGPHRPGSVGDAQHVVVSSAIREGNPEVVRARELGAEVLLRAELLARIFEAGRGVAVSGTHGKTTTASMLAAALTAAGLDPSFVIGGDLNDVGSGARLGSGDLVVAEADEAFGSFLHLKSHIALVTNVDVDHLDHYGDLAAIDEAFVQFLNARTDGGTAVVCAGDPGVQRIAQRIDAPVVTYGFGRADLGAEPRGKAWALSWRGTEAGILRPRVPGRHNVLNACGAAAAAFLLDAPATAVLESLSSFAGVERRFSIRGASRDVVVVDDYAHHPREVSVTLLAARERFPGSRIIALFQPHLFSRTQQLAGEFESAFEGADVVVVTDIYGAREDPIPGVSGRLVVDAVNRSPDRHELVTYAPLLDEAAGLVAGMAAPGDVVVTLGAGDVTSASTLILELIAQRGTPS from the coding sequence GTGAACAAGCCTCTGTCCGGCTCGCGCGTGCATTTCGTCGGTATCGGCGGCGTCGGCATGGCCGCGCTCGCCGAGCTGCTGCTCGACATGGGCTATTCCGTGTCGGGGTCCGATCTCAAGCCGTCACGCCCCGTCTCGCGGCTCGTGGAGACCGGGGCGGTTGTCACCGTCGGCCCGCACCGCCCCGGCTCCGTGGGGGACGCCCAGCACGTCGTGGTGTCCTCGGCCATTCGCGAGGGCAACCCCGAGGTTGTGCGCGCGCGCGAGCTGGGGGCCGAGGTGCTGCTGCGTGCGGAGCTTCTGGCGCGCATCTTCGAAGCGGGCAGGGGCGTGGCGGTGTCCGGAACCCATGGCAAGACAACCACCGCCTCCATGCTGGCCGCCGCGCTCACCGCGGCCGGGCTCGACCCGTCGTTTGTCATAGGCGGCGACCTCAACGACGTCGGCTCGGGAGCCAGGCTCGGCTCCGGCGACCTGGTTGTGGCGGAGGCCGACGAGGCCTTCGGCTCGTTCCTGCACCTGAAGTCGCACATCGCGCTGGTGACCAACGTGGACGTCGACCACCTCGACCACTACGGGGATCTGGCAGCGATCGACGAGGCGTTCGTCCAGTTCCTCAACGCCAGGACAGACGGTGGCACCGCCGTGGTGTGCGCCGGGGACCCCGGGGTGCAGCGCATCGCGCAGCGCATTGACGCTCCCGTTGTCACCTACGGGTTCGGCCGCGCCGACCTGGGGGCCGAGCCCCGGGGCAAGGCGTGGGCGCTCAGCTGGCGGGGGACGGAGGCCGGAATCCTGCGCCCCAGGGTCCCCGGACGGCACAACGTGTTGAACGCGTGCGGCGCCGCGGCTGCCGCCTTCCTTCTGGACGCTCCCGCGACCGCCGTCCTGGAGTCGCTTTCTTCGTTCGCCGGGGTCGAGAGACGATTCTCGATCCGAGGCGCGAGCCGCGACGTCGTGGTCGTGGACGACTACGCGCACCACCCGCGGGAGGTTTCGGTGACGCTTCTGGCGGCACGTGAGAGATTCCCGGGGTCCAGGATCATCGCTTTGTTCCAGCCGCACCTGTTCTCCCGCACCCAGCAGCTAGCGGGGGAGTTCGAGTCTGCCTTCGAAGGGGCCGATGTCGTCGTCGTCACGGACATCTACGGCGCGCGCGAAGACCCGATCCCGGGCGTCAGCGGACGGCTGGTCGTGGACGCGGTCAACCGATCGCCGGACCGCCACGAGCTGGTGACCTACGCGCCCTTACTCGACGAGGCCGCCGGGCTCGTGGCCGGGATGGCGGCTCCGGGCGACGTGGTCGTGACGCTGGGAGCCGGGGACGTGACATCGGCGTCCACGCTGATCTTGGAGCTGATCGCCCAGCGCGGGACGCCGAGCTGA